In Juglans microcarpa x Juglans regia isolate MS1-56 chromosome 4S, Jm3101_v1.0, whole genome shotgun sequence, a single window of DNA contains:
- the LOC121262782 gene encoding protein FAR-RED IMPAIRED RESPONSE 1-like — MNDGKNNDSLEEPKSGMLFSSKEELFAYYKQYGKQTGFGVMTQRSKKEVDGSAKYLTLGCARGGKAQNRTSNVSKPRPTTKTNCKAKSNVMLVDGSWRVTPVENTHNHALNSFKSKFFRCNRNVDDVVERQLDENDEIDIQMNKSFDEVVELKNIQFIENDCRNSIDKTRHLQLGKGGAKALCEYFERMQYKNDGFYVMMDLDDDSRLRNVFWADARSRVAYEYFGDVTFDTTYLTNSYNMPLALILGVNHHG; from the exons ATGAATGATGGGAAGAACAATGATAGTCTTGAAGAGCCCAAGTCGGGGATGTTGTTTAGTTCCAAGGAGGAGCTTTTTGCTTATTATAAACAATATGGGAAACAAACTGGTTTTGGGGTCATGACACAAAGAAGTAAAAAGGAAGTGGATGGGAGTGCCAAATATTTAACGTTAGGATGTGCTCGTGGTGGCAAGGCACAAAATCGAACATCCAATGTTTCTAAGCCACGTCCAACAACAAAGACGAATTGTAAGGCCAAGAGTAATGTGATGTTGGTTGATGGATCATGGCGTGTGACTCCAGTTGAGAATACACACAATCATGCACTAAATTCATTCAAGTCGAAGTTCTTTAGATGTAATAGAAATGTTGATGATGTCGTTGAGAGGCAGTTAGACGAAAACGATGAGATTGACATACAAATGAATAAAAGTTTCGACGAGGTGGTTGAGCTCAAGAATATTCAATTTATAGAGAACGATTGTCGAAATTCTATTGACAAAACACGACACCTTCAACTTGGTAAAGGAGGCGCTAAGGCACTATGTGAGTATTTTGAGAGAATGCAGTACAAGAATGATGGATTCTATGTCATgatggatttggatgatgaTTCGAGACTAAGAAATGTTTTTTGGGCCGATGCACGGAGTAGGGTAGCGTATGAATACTTTGGAGATGTTACGTTTGATACGACTTACCTGa ctaataGTTACAACATGCCCCTTGCACTTATTTTgggtgtaaaccaccatggtTAG
- the LOC121262142 gene encoding protein FAR1-RELATED SEQUENCE 5-like: MRKLPEELGSHAQYSHELKSALQQCVYDYQTCEDFEKSWDVLLSTYNLHDHAWLQSLYSERTYWAPVYLKDVFWAGMSITQQSESMNAFLENLVDSGSTLKEFADKFDNALRKKVENENVADFNSFKYTIPCISHLYVEKKLQQLYTNSKFKEVQQEIMRMIYCNSHLYKTEGAISTYQVSDQVHDDFIKPVTFSVYFNEDECEAKCICGLFEMRGILCRHILTVFSAKNVQS; this comes from the coding sequence ATGAGGAAACTGCCAGAGGAGTTGGGTTCCCATGCTCAATATAGTCATGAATTGAAAAGTGCCCTGCAACAATGCGTTTATGACTATCAAACTTGTGAGGATTTTGAGAAGTCTTGGGATGTATTACTTAGTACATACAATTTGCATGATCATGCATGGCTACAAAGTTTATACAGTGAGAGAACATATTGGGCACCAGTATATTTAAAAGATGtgttttgggctggaatgagtataACACAACAAagcgagagcatgaatgcattCTTGGAAAATTTGGTGGATTCAGGGTCTACGTTGAAAGAATTTGCTGATAAGTTTGATAATGCATTGAGGAAGAAGGTTGAGAATGAGAATGTGGCGGACTTTAACTCGTTCAAGTACACAATTCCATGTATATCTCATTTATATGTTGAGAAGAAATTACAACAGTTGTACACTAATTCCAAGTTCAAAGAAGTACAACAAGAGATAATGAGGATGATATATTGTAATTCTCATCTTTATAAAACAGAGGGTGCAATTTCAACGTATCAAGTGTCCGATCAAGTACATGATGACTTCATCAAACCGGTTACATTTTCAGTTTACTTTAACGAAGATGAGTGCGAGGCAAAGTGTATATGTGGATTGTTTGAAATGAGAGGAATTTTGTGTAGACATATTCTTACTGTTTTCTCTGCCAAGAATGTGCAATCGTAG